From a region of the Odoribacter splanchnicus DSM 20712 genome:
- a CDS encoding NAD+ synthase gives MIIAIPQLNYKAGDIQGNSEKIISAIQKAQNQKAELILFPELAVSGALPQDLLEREEFVNACRMAIEKIAATCTHIAAIVGAPNLDSENGIMYNSAYFIQHGEVVDGVHKNILSDYDIFSESRYFIAGEDNTPIRYKNQNIRILFDEYESEYIDKTDSFVIFIGMTPFTVDSSREKRKVLATLAQKYNKNLIAVNHVGSYTSVLFDGNSMVYNYKGKKACQLNEFAEDFQLIDTNKLGTPTLQSPVSQDRIALLHKALVFGIRDYFEKNGFQKAILGLSGGIDSAVVAALAAEALGAQNVMGLLMPSCYSTEHSVQDALALAENIGMPHETIAIKAIYEQYLEALHPLFKDQPFNVAEENLQARTRGMLVMAMSNKYGYIPLNTSNKSEAAVGYGTLYGDLCGSLGTIGDVFKTDIYALARYINRNQIIIPENTIQKAPSAELRPNQKDQDSLPDYNELDGILKLYLEENHSPEMIIKAGYPKATVEKVIQMVKRNEYKRAQCPPIIKISKKAFGYGRKYPF, from the coding sequence ATGATCATTGCTATACCACAATTAAATTATAAAGCCGGAGATATTCAAGGAAATAGCGAAAAAATCATTTCTGCGATCCAAAAGGCTCAAAATCAAAAAGCAGAACTGATCCTATTCCCGGAACTGGCTGTTTCCGGCGCATTGCCCCAGGATTTACTGGAGAGAGAGGAATTTGTAAATGCCTGTCGTATGGCCATAGAAAAAATCGCAGCCACATGTACTCACATTGCAGCTATTGTAGGAGCACCGAATTTGGATAGCGAAAATGGTATTATGTACAACTCAGCCTATTTTATTCAGCATGGGGAAGTGGTAGACGGTGTTCATAAAAACATCCTGAGTGATTATGATATTTTCAGTGAAAGCCGTTATTTTATCGCAGGAGAAGATAATACGCCGATCCGGTATAAAAATCAAAATATACGGATTTTATTCGACGAATACGAATCGGAATACATCGACAAAACAGATAGCTTTGTCATCTTTATCGGTATGACTCCTTTTACTGTCGATAGTAGCCGGGAAAAGCGGAAAGTACTGGCCACTTTGGCTCAAAAATACAATAAAAACCTGATCGCTGTCAATCATGTAGGAAGTTATACTTCTGTACTGTTCGACGGTAATTCAATGGTTTATAACTACAAAGGGAAGAAAGCTTGCCAATTGAACGAATTTGCAGAAGACTTTCAGCTTATCGATACCAATAAATTAGGTACCCCTACACTTCAATCACCTGTTTCTCAAGACCGGATCGCTCTGCTCCATAAAGCATTGGTCTTCGGTATCCGGGATTACTTCGAAAAGAACGGTTTTCAAAAAGCTATCTTAGGCTTATCGGGAGGTATCGATTCCGCCGTAGTCGCTGCTTTGGCTGCCGAAGCTTTAGGAGCACAAAATGTTATGGGACTTTTAATGCCTTCATGTTATTCCACCGAACATTCGGTTCAAGACGCATTAGCGCTGGCAGAAAATATCGGAATGCCCCATGAAACCATTGCCATTAAAGCAATCTACGAACAATATCTGGAAGCCTTACATCCTTTATTTAAAGACCAGCCCTTCAATGTAGCAGAAGAAAATCTTCAGGCTCGTACCCGGGGAATGTTGGTTATGGCCATGTCTAACAAATACGGTTATATTCCCCTGAATACTTCCAATAAAAGTGAAGCAGCTGTCGGATACGGCACGCTTTACGGCGATCTCTGCGGTTCACTGGGTACAATCGGAGACGTTTTTAAAACCGATATCTATGCGTTAGCCCGATATATCAACCGGAATCAGATCATCATTCCGGAAAATACTATACAAAAAGCACCATCAGCCGAATTACGGCCGAATCAAAAAGATCAGGACTCTTTACCGGACTACAACGAATTGGACGGTATCTTAAAACTATACCTGGAGGAAAACCATTCACCGGAAATGATTATAAAGGCAGGTTACCCGAAAGCTACTGTCGAAAAAGTCATTCAAATGGTAAAACGAAATGAATACAAACGAGCTCAATGTCCCCCGATCATCAAAATCTCTAAAAAAGCTTTCGGATACGGTAGAAAATATCCTTTTTAA
- a CDS encoding Crp/Fnr family transcriptional regulator encodes MTIITDSDLHDSLCQICIESPHSLLSELGYAAKQKIIETTVCISYKKGDLIYQEGDMPTGLHCLLTGKAKIYKEGIGGRQQIVRMAKPIGFIGYRAFFAEEIHIASAEALEDSIVCRIKTELILDIVRTTPDLAMSIIRALATDLGFSHRRTVTLTQKHIRGRLAEALLVLKETYGYEADGCTLKICLTREDLANLSNMTTANAIRTLSNFATEGIVGLNGKKIKIIDKEKLEQINNQG; translated from the coding sequence ATGACCATCATCACTGATAGCGATTTACACGACAGTTTATGCCAAATCTGTATCGAAAGTCCTCATTCCTTACTCTCAGAACTAGGGTATGCGGCAAAACAAAAAATTATCGAAACAACAGTCTGCATTTCCTATAAAAAAGGAGACCTGATTTATCAGGAAGGAGACATGCCGACAGGCTTACATTGTCTTTTGACGGGGAAAGCTAAAATTTATAAAGAGGGCATCGGAGGACGCCAACAAATTGTTCGTATGGCCAAGCCGATCGGTTTTATCGGTTACAGAGCTTTCTTCGCCGAAGAAATACACATTGCTTCGGCTGAAGCTCTTGAAGATTCTATCGTTTGCCGGATTAAAACCGAATTGATCTTAGACATCGTCCGAACGACACCCGACCTGGCCATGAGTATTATCCGCGCACTGGCAACCGACCTCGGTTTTTCGCATCGTCGTACAGTAACCCTCACCCAAAAACATATCCGGGGACGTCTGGCTGAAGCTTTGCTGGTATTAAAGGAAACTTATGGCTACGAAGCCGATGGCTGTACGTTAAAAATTTGTCTCACCCGGGAAGATCTGGCCAACTTGTCCAACATGACCACGGCTAATGCTATCCGTACCCTTTCTAATTTTGCCACAGAAGGTATTGTCGGACTGAACGGCAAAAAAATCAAAATCATAGATAAAGAAAAACTCGAACAAATCAATAATCAGGGGTAA
- a CDS encoding YitT family protein has translation MKNKSIWNEMKPYLIISFGMLVYAFAATGFLVPHKIVGGGATGIATVLFYLFKIPVGIGYFLVNILLLIIAMKVLGPKFGIKTIFAIIVGSVFLGIMQPLMPVDGILPDEKFMSTIIAAMLTGIGIGVSLSVGGSTGGTDIIAMLVTKYHNVSPGRVLMVCDFCVIAMTLLIYDHVDREAFGGLIYGYVMMGIVSFTVDYVLTGKTQSAQLFIFTDKYDEVARELTNQVHRGVTLIDAKGWYTGQDKKIILIVARKHEASDVLRIAKQIDPDVFMTMAPVMGVFGKGFEEVKGVK, from the coding sequence ATGAAGAATAAAAGCATTTGGAATGAGATGAAACCATACCTGATCATCTCATTCGGTATGTTGGTTTATGCTTTTGCCGCAACAGGTTTCCTGGTGCCTCATAAGATTGTCGGTGGTGGAGCTACAGGTATTGCTACTGTATTATTCTATTTGTTCAAAATTCCGGTAGGTATCGGTTATTTTTTGGTGAATATCCTGTTGCTGATTATTGCGATGAAGGTATTGGGACCGAAATTCGGTATCAAAACCATTTTCGCTATCATTGTCGGGAGTGTGTTCCTGGGTATTATGCAGCCCTTGATGCCTGTGGACGGTATTTTACCCGACGAGAAATTTATGAGTACCATTATCGCTGCAATGCTGACCGGTATCGGTATCGGCGTATCGCTCTCTGTTGGTGGAAGTACCGGAGGTACGGATATCATTGCGATGTTGGTGACCAAATACCACAATGTCAGTCCGGGGCGGGTATTGATGGTATGTGATTTCTGTGTCATTGCGATGACTTTGCTGATATACGACCATGTCGATCGGGAAGCCTTCGGTGGATTGATATACGGTTATGTCATGATGGGAATCGTTTCTTTTACCGTGGATTATGTATTGACCGGAAAAACACAGTCGGCCCAGCTTTTTATCTTTACTGATAAATATGATGAAGTGGCCCGTGAGCTGACGAATCAGGTACATCGGGGTGTGACTCTGATCGATGCTAAAGGTTGGTACACCGGACAAGATAAGAAAATTATCCTGATTGTCGCCCGTAAACACGAAGCTTCCGATGTATTGCGCATTGCCAAGCAGATCGATCCGGATGTGTTTATGACGATGGCTCCCGTGATGGGAGTGTTCGGTAAAGGATTCGAAGAGGTGAAGGGGGTGAAGTAA
- a CDS encoding glutamine--tRNA ligase/YqeY domain fusion protein, whose translation MDKNQMIVEPEEGKTLNFIEQIIEEEIAAGKNGGKVHTRFPPEPNGYLHIGHATSICLNFGLAAKYNGACNLRFDDTNPSKEDVEFTDAIQEDIKWLGFQWDGPVRYASDYFQQLYDWAEQMILEGKAYVDDQTAEEISAGRKTITEPGVNSPYRDRSVEENLDLFRRMKNGEFPEGSRVLRAKIDMAAANMLMRDPIMYRIIYCSHHRTGDRWCIYPMYDFTHGQSDYLEGITHSICTLEFEIHRPLYNWFLDQLTTTEYRPRQIEFARRNLNYTVMSKRRLLELVQKKYVSGWDDPRMPTICGLRRRGYTPESIRMFAEKVGVARREIVVDMALLEYCVREHLNKTAPRVMAVLDPVKVVIDNYPEGETEYMEIENNPEDVNAGVRKVAFARELFIERDDFMEDAPKKFFRLTPGQEVRLKGAYIIKCTGVDKDAGGNITLIHCTYDPESRSGSGTEASNRKVKGTLHWVAATDAIEAEVRLYDRLFKDEDPAGHKEVDFKEFINEDSLRVLKGCKLESSMRRAKPGDRFQFQRLGYFCVDPDSTDGQLVINRTVSLKDTWQKMNK comes from the coding sequence ATGGATAAAAATCAAATGATTGTAGAACCAGAAGAAGGTAAGACCTTGAATTTTATTGAACAGATTATTGAAGAGGAAATTGCTGCCGGTAAAAACGGGGGAAAAGTACATACCCGTTTCCCGCCGGAGCCGAATGGATATTTACATATCGGACATGCTACTTCAATATGTCTCAATTTCGGGTTGGCTGCAAAATATAATGGAGCGTGTAATTTGCGTTTCGATGATACCAATCCTTCTAAAGAGGATGTGGAATTTACAGATGCAATTCAGGAGGATATAAAATGGCTGGGATTTCAATGGGACGGACCGGTCAGGTATGCTTCCGATTATTTCCAGCAGCTGTATGATTGGGCCGAACAGATGATCCTGGAGGGGAAGGCTTATGTTGACGATCAGACAGCAGAAGAAATCAGTGCCGGGAGAAAAACAATTACCGAACCGGGAGTGAATAGCCCTTACCGGGATCGTTCGGTAGAAGAAAATCTGGATTTATTCCGGCGGATGAAAAATGGAGAGTTCCCGGAAGGTAGCCGGGTGTTGAGGGCTAAGATCGATATGGCTGCTGCCAATATGTTGATGCGTGACCCGATCATGTACCGGATTATCTACTGTAGCCATCATCGGACCGGTGATCGGTGGTGCATCTATCCGATGTACGACTTTACTCATGGACAAAGTGACTATCTCGAAGGAATCACTCATTCGATCTGTACGTTGGAATTTGAGATTCATCGGCCGCTTTACAATTGGTTTCTGGATCAGTTGACAACGACCGAGTACCGGCCACGGCAAATTGAATTCGCCCGTCGCAACCTGAATTATACAGTGATGAGTAAACGGCGTTTGTTGGAATTGGTACAGAAAAAGTATGTTTCCGGTTGGGACGATCCCCGAATGCCGACTATTTGCGGATTGCGCCGGCGTGGTTATACCCCCGAATCTATTCGGATGTTTGCTGAAAAGGTGGGAGTGGCCCGGCGGGAAATCGTCGTGGATATGGCGTTGCTGGAATATTGTGTCCGTGAACATTTGAATAAGACGGCTCCTCGGGTGATGGCAGTGCTCGATCCGGTGAAAGTGGTCATCGATAATTATCCTGAGGGAGAGACGGAATATATGGAAATCGAGAATAATCCGGAAGATGTGAATGCCGGAGTGCGTAAGGTGGCTTTTGCCAGGGAACTTTTCATCGAACGAGACGATTTTATGGAAGATGCGCCGAAGAAATTTTTCCGCCTTACTCCGGGACAGGAAGTACGCCTGAAAGGTGCTTATATTATTAAATGTACAGGGGTCGATAAAGATGCCGGTGGAAATATCACTTTGATCCATTGTACTTATGATCCGGAATCCCGAAGTGGTAGTGGAACGGAGGCCAGTAACCGGAAGGTAAAGGGTACTTTGCACTGGGTGGCAGCAACGGATGCTATCGAAGCTGAAGTCCGTCTTTACGATCGTTTGTTTAAGGATGAAGATCCGGCAGGACACAAGGAGGTCGATTTTAAGGAGTTTATCAATGAAGATTCACTGAGAGTACTTAAAGGATGTAAGTTGGAATCCTCGATGAGACGGGCTAAACCTGGAGATCGTTTTCAGTTCCAGCGGTTGGGATATTTTTGTGTAGATCCCGATTCAACGGATGGACAATTAGTAATCAATCGTACCGTATCGCTCAAAGATACCTGGCAAAAAATGAATAAATAA
- a CDS encoding putative porin produces the protein MKKFICIILFASLHLFCRAQNVFDTEIPPDMEGSNSSLSSDSIPESNVPHFRHTWQWERNGVYKREIALDTLMDGIQNFNTIFKKNISNTYLGNFPSPYLSNIFITRETVQDFYPLTQIRAFLFKPEDALLFNTTTPFTRLKYFTGGGKGKAENLLDVWHVQNIRPWWNAGIRYQLISSDGRYMNQKAKAYHFSLFSSYEKERIALSFFLNQNNGHFAENGGVKDISFIIDSTNQKAENIPVNLSSNDISNNYRNTNFQLQGQYNIGNPKEVTTPTDTFTTYPAKAIINIRAEGNERRYKEGSIAFDFFPHTYIDSTSTTDLITNQVYDISTKFVMNEHPKYKYLPGIYAGLDFKHENYRQRTAFDSISHTESFGHTRYSGTYITAGIFNVDTNVSFTYDIAGKLCVLGHYAGNFKFDGYVQQALRKDRSSYIRANATIELQSVNPFFDRYVGNHDIWENDFKAIKTIKADGRYVNNRLRTELGVGIANIFSYVYFDTAAMPQQTSKTLMVLTAWGKQNFRLGNFYFDQTVYFQKSTQEDILSLPAISVYSHNYFQHALFKNALFLQTGIDVFYNTKFYADNYMPSIMQFYNQRERKTGNYPKLDVFLNLRIKRADIFVKYEHINYLLKNHGDFFSAADYPINPGMLKFGIKWDFFD, from the coding sequence ATGAAAAAATTTATCTGCATAATACTATTCGCATCATTGCATTTGTTTTGTCGTGCACAAAACGTATTCGATACAGAAATCCCTCCGGATATGGAGGGTAGCAACTCTTCATTATCTTCCGATTCTATACCGGAATCCAATGTGCCTCATTTCCGTCATACCTGGCAATGGGAAAGGAACGGAGTATATAAAAGAGAGATTGCTCTGGATACGCTGATGGACGGTATTCAGAATTTCAATACCATTTTTAAAAAGAATATTTCGAACACTTATCTGGGTAATTTTCCCTCTCCTTATCTTTCCAATATTTTTATTACGCGCGAAACGGTTCAGGATTTTTACCCTCTGACTCAAATCCGGGCTTTCCTTTTTAAGCCCGAAGACGCTTTACTTTTCAATACGACAACCCCTTTCACCCGATTGAAATATTTTACGGGAGGAGGAAAAGGGAAAGCCGAAAACCTGCTGGACGTATGGCATGTACAAAATATCCGCCCCTGGTGGAATGCCGGTATTCGTTACCAGCTGATTTCCAGCGACGGTCGTTATATGAACCAAAAAGCCAAAGCGTATCATTTTTCTTTGTTCTCGTCCTATGAGAAAGAACGAATCGCCCTCTCTTTTTTCTTAAACCAGAATAATGGGCATTTTGCAGAAAACGGTGGTGTCAAGGACATCTCTTTTATCATCGACTCCACCAATCAAAAAGCTGAAAATATACCGGTAAACCTGAGCAGCAACGATATTTCCAACAATTACCGGAACACCAATTTTCAATTACAGGGCCAGTACAATATCGGTAATCCCAAAGAAGTAACTACTCCCACGGATACTTTTACCACTTATCCGGCTAAAGCCATCATCAACATCCGGGCCGAAGGAAACGAACGCAGATACAAAGAAGGCAGCATTGCTTTCGACTTCTTTCCGCATACCTATATAGACAGTACTTCTACGACGGATCTGATCACGAACCAGGTGTACGATATCTCCACTAAATTTGTCATGAACGAACATCCGAAGTACAAATATTTGCCGGGTATATATGCCGGTCTGGATTTTAAACACGAAAACTACCGGCAGCGGACAGCTTTCGATTCGATTTCCCATACCGAGAGTTTCGGCCATACCCGCTATTCAGGGACTTACATTACAGCCGGAATTTTCAATGTAGACACGAATGTATCGTTCACTTACGATATTGCCGGAAAGCTATGTGTATTGGGGCACTATGCCGGGAATTTCAAATTCGACGGCTACGTACAGCAAGCTTTGCGTAAAGACAGAAGTTCATACATCCGGGCCAATGCGACGATCGAATTACAAAGTGTAAATCCGTTCTTCGATCGCTATGTCGGAAATCACGATATCTGGGAAAATGATTTTAAAGCCATCAAAACCATCAAAGCCGACGGACGCTATGTGAATAACCGTTTGCGAACCGAATTAGGAGTCGGTATCGCCAATATTTTCAGTTACGTCTATTTCGATACGGCAGCGATGCCCCAACAGACCAGTAAGACCTTGATGGTATTGACCGCCTGGGGAAAGCAAAATTTCAGATTAGGCAATTTCTACTTCGACCAGACCGTATATTTTCAAAAAAGTACCCAGGAAGATATCCTTTCCCTACCGGCCATTTCTGTATATTCCCATAACTATTTTCAGCATGCCTTATTTAAAAATGCCTTGTTTTTACAGACAGGAATCGACGTCTTTTACAACACAAAATTTTACGCCGACAATTACATGCCTTCTATTATGCAGTTTTATAACCAGCGGGAAAGAAAAACCGGTAATTATCCGAAGCTCGATGTCTTCCTTAACCTAAGGATCAAACGGGCCGATATCTTTGTCAAATACGAACACATCAACTATCTGCTAAAAAATCACGGAGACTTTTTCAGTGCCGCCGATTATCCGATCAACCCGGGTATGCTCAAATTCGGTATTAAGTGGGACTTTTTCGATTAA
- a CDS encoding MltF family protein, translated as MTISKIAVYITLFLCFACESGKEVTPEIILPEPSSLEKILTRGSLEISTFYNTTDYYVYRGITRGFHYDLARDFAGYLGVNLRIVEVNNDIDTAIGRLQSGKYDLLAVSLTQTPERNEQLRFSKPLFQTREVLVQNKNSQPIKDMAQLDGKEIYIPKSATSYKKVLQQIQDSLNIHIYITEIEHYSYEDLLHLVETGEINYTVIDENIAQASSYSMKNLDIALKLKEDISVSWATHSDASLLSSEINNWLEEIRKNGKLNYLYKRYFGKHPAVPHNTTKYTLIKKGDISPFDKLFRKESKKLGWDWRLLAALVYTESQFDPYAESEVGAYGLMQIIPETADHFNVGNYFEPDSNVYVGTEYLHYLDRYFSSQPIDSSERLKFVLAAYNAGPGHVLDAIRLANKYGKDATLWDNNVDYYLLHKNEPEYYRDPLSKNGYCNGRQTYKYVRQVLETYNNYKNIKQ; from the coding sequence ATGACAATCTCTAAAATTGCCGTTTATATTACCCTTTTTCTTTGCTTTGCATGTGAGTCAGGTAAAGAGGTTACTCCGGAAATCATATTACCGGAACCTTCATCGCTGGAAAAAATTCTGACGCGGGGGAGTCTGGAGATTTCCACTTTTTATAATACGACCGACTATTACGTATACCGTGGTATTACGCGGGGATTTCATTACGATCTGGCCCGGGATTTTGCCGGTTACCTGGGAGTCAATCTCCGAATTGTCGAAGTTAACAACGATATAGATACGGCTATCGGCCGGCTACAGAGCGGCAAATACGACCTCTTAGCCGTCAGTCTGACCCAAACCCCGGAAAGGAATGAACAGCTCCGTTTCAGTAAACCTCTTTTCCAAACCCGGGAAGTACTCGTGCAGAACAAAAATAGCCAACCCATCAAAGATATGGCTCAATTAGACGGGAAAGAGATTTATATTCCCAAAAGTGCCACCTCGTATAAAAAGGTTCTGCAACAAATACAGGATTCTCTGAATATACACATTTATATCACCGAGATCGAGCATTATTCCTATGAAGATCTCTTGCACCTGGTAGAGACCGGCGAAATCAATTATACCGTTATCGACGAAAACATCGCCCAAGCCTCCAGTTATTCTATGAAGAACCTGGATATAGCTCTCAAGTTAAAAGAAGATATTTCCGTATCGTGGGCGACCCATTCGGATGCCAGTTTATTGAGCTCGGAAATCAACAACTGGCTGGAAGAAATCCGGAAAAACGGAAAACTCAACTACCTCTATAAACGTTATTTCGGCAAACATCCGGCAGTTCCTCACAACACGACCAAATACACACTCATCAAGAAAGGCGATATTTCACCGTTCGACAAGTTATTCCGCAAAGAGAGTAAAAAGCTCGGCTGGGACTGGCGTTTGCTGGCAGCTTTGGTCTATACCGAATCTCAATTCGATCCTTATGCCGAATCGGAAGTCGGAGCCTACGGTTTAATGCAGATTATTCCTGAAACAGCCGATCATTTTAACGTCGGAAATTATTTCGAGCCCGACAGTAATGTCTATGTCGGAACCGAATATTTACATTACCTGGACCGTTACTTTTCAAGCCAGCCGATCGATTCTTCCGAACGGCTCAAATTCGTTCTGGCCGCCTATAATGCAGGTCCCGGACACGTACTGGACGCCATCCGCCTAGCCAATAAATATGGGAAAGACGCCACTTTATGGGATAATAACGTCGATTACTATCTGCTTCACAAAAACGAACCGGAATATTACCGGGATCCCCTGTCTAAAAACGGCTATTGTAACGGCCGTCAAACGTACAAATACGTACGACAAGTGCTCGAGACCTATAATAACTATAAGAATATCAAGCAATAG
- the feoB gene encoding ferrous iron transport protein B, producing the protein MENNYLKLADIPTGEECVIVKVHGHGSFRNRIVEMGFVRGEKVTVIKNAPLHDPIEYKLMDGHISLRRSEARLIEVVCTSSIDQEGYNGTFTEDEIAREISEKSRTINIALVGNPNCGKTSFFNRATGLRERVGNYSGVTVDAKQGTCHHKGYTINLIDLPGTYSITEYTPEEIYVREFITKHHPDLVLNVVDASCLERNLFLTTQLIDMNIRVVMALNMFDELTNEGSHLDYGYLGQLLGIPIVPTTASKGIGIEAVLDKIIEVFEDQAKESRHVHINYGTEIEEAIARIKVEIAPNKNITDEYAPRYVAIKLLEDDRIMKEQLVTVPNYACMLEVAQKEIQRLEKEYKEDTRTIITNLKYGFIRGALQETFRSGEKDKRQLTTAIDALLTHQWLGFPFLIFFMWLMFQATFSLGSYPMDWIEAGVEALGSWVAGIMPEGPLNDLLVNGVIAGVGGVIVFLPNILILFFFISLMEDTGYMARAAFIMDRMMHKIGLHGKSFIPLLIGFGCNVPAIMATRTLESRRDRIMTMLITPFMSCSARLPVYILLVSAFFPVNQGLILLSVYLIGILLAIGTSFLLKKTLFAKSSDPFVMELPPYRMPTMRNTTIHMWGKAGQYLKKMGTIILFASILIWALGYFPLNRTTMADETEHLENSYIGQIGKAIEPVIRPLGFDWKMGVSIVTGLAAKEIVVSSMGILYHVPDAEENSQSLIESLQQQQYSNGQKVFTPLVAYGFMLFILIYFPCMAVIAAIRKEAGWKWALFTIFYTTGLAWLVSFGVYQIGSLF; encoded by the coding sequence ATGGAAAATAATTATTTGAAGCTTGCTGATATACCGACTGGAGAAGAATGTGTCATCGTAAAGGTGCATGGACATGGGAGTTTTCGAAACCGGATCGTGGAGATGGGATTCGTAAGAGGAGAAAAAGTGACGGTGATAAAAAATGCTCCTTTACACGATCCGATCGAATATAAATTGATGGATGGCCATATTTCTCTGAGACGGAGTGAGGCTCGTTTGATTGAAGTCGTCTGTACTTCCTCGATAGATCAGGAAGGATATAACGGTACGTTTACAGAAGACGAGATTGCCCGGGAAATTTCCGAGAAATCCCGGACGATCAATATCGCTTTGGTTGGGAATCCGAATTGTGGGAAGACTTCTTTCTTTAACCGGGCTACCGGATTGCGCGAAAGAGTGGGGAATTATAGCGGAGTGACGGTGGATGCCAAGCAAGGAACTTGCCACCATAAAGGTTATACGATCAATCTGATCGATTTGCCCGGGACTTATTCTATTACCGAATATACTCCGGAAGAAATTTATGTGCGTGAATTTATTACGAAGCATCATCCGGATTTAGTGCTGAATGTCGTGGATGCTTCTTGTCTGGAACGGAACCTGTTCCTGACTACTCAGCTCATCGATATGAATATCCGGGTGGTGATGGCATTGAATATGTTCGATGAACTGACCAACGAAGGTTCTCACCTGGATTATGGCTATTTGGGACAACTACTGGGTATCCCGATTGTGCCGACGACAGCTTCAAAAGGGATCGGAATCGAAGCCGTGTTGGATAAAATTATCGAAGTGTTCGAAGACCAGGCCAAAGAATCCCGGCATGTACATATTAATTATGGGACAGAAATCGAAGAGGCGATTGCCCGGATTAAAGTGGAGATCGCCCCGAATAAAAATATTACCGATGAATATGCTCCCCGGTATGTAGCTATCAAATTACTCGAGGATGATCGGATTATGAAAGAACAGCTGGTAACGGTTCCCAATTATGCTTGTATGCTCGAAGTAGCACAAAAAGAAATCCAGCGCCTGGAAAAAGAATATAAGGAAGATACCCGGACGATCATCACGAACCTGAAATATGGGTTTATCCGGGGAGCTTTACAAGAGACCTTCCGGTCGGGAGAAAAGGATAAACGTCAGCTGACGACTGCTATCGATGCCTTACTGACTCATCAATGGCTGGGCTTCCCTTTCCTGATTTTCTTTATGTGGCTGATGTTTCAGGCGACCTTTTCGCTGGGAAGTTATCCGATGGACTGGATCGAGGCGGGAGTTGAAGCCCTCGGAAGTTGGGTGGCCGGAATTATGCCTGAAGGGCCTTTGAACGATTTGTTGGTGAATGGAGTTATTGCCGGAGTGGGGGGAGTGATCGTTTTCTTACCCAATATTCTGATTCTTTTCTTTTTCATTTCTTTGATGGAGGATACAGGCTATATGGCAAGGGCTGCCTTTATTATGGACCGGATGATGCATAAGATAGGACTTCACGGAAAATCCTTTATTCCCTTGTTGATCGGTTTCGGATGTAATGTACCGGCCATTATGGCTACCCGCACTTTGGAAAGCCGGAGGGACCGGATTATGACGATGCTGATTACTCCTTTTATGTCTTGTAGTGCCCGTTTACCGGTATATATACTGTTGGTATCTGCCTTCTTTCCGGTGAATCAGGGCTTGATCCTATTGTCTGTATATCTGATCGGCATATTACTGGCTATCGGAACTTCTTTTTTGTTGAAGAAGACCCTGTTCGCCAAATCTTCGGATCCTTTTGTCATGGAATTGCCTCCTTACCGGATGCCTACGATGCGAAATACCACGATCCATATGTGGGGAAAAGCCGGACAATATTTAAAGAAAATGGGTACGATAATCTTATTTGCTTCTATTCTGATTTGGGCACTGGGGTATTTCCCTTTAAACCGGACGACTATGGCCGATGAGACGGAACATTTGGAGAATTCATATATCGGACAAATCGGGAAAGCCATCGAACCGGTAATTCGGCCTTTGGGATTCGACTGGAAGATGGGCGTGAGTATTGTGACCGGATTGGCTGCCAAAGAGATTGTAGTGAGTTCTATGGGAATTTTGTACCATGTCCCGGATGCCGAGGAAAATTCCCAAAGCCTGATCGAGAGCCTGCAACAGCAACAATATAGTAACGGACAGAAGGTATTTACGCCTTTAGTGGCTTATGGATTTATGCTGTTTATCCTGATTTATTTCCCTTGTATGGCTGTGATCGCTGCTATTCGTAAAGAGGCGGGGTGGAAATGGGCATTGTTTACTATTTTTTATACTACCGGGCTGGCCTGGTTGGTGTCGTTCGGCGTATATCAGATAGGAAGTTTATTTTAG